The sequence GGTTGGGCTAAGGGCGGCCACCTGGGTGTGCTAGCTGGCTAGTGCCCGCAGTATGTCTCCTAGCACTTGTGCACGTTCCAGCTCCTTCATTACCTCGTGATACAGACCTGGGTAAATGCGGTGCTGCTGCCCCTGGGGTAGCCGGGCAAACAGCTCCTGCTGTGCCTTTAGAGACACAATTTTGTCGTCGCCGGCAGAGAAAATCCAGGTAGGTATTTGCACCCGATCGGCCTCGGCCATGCAGCGTGCCTGGGCTTCCTCTATGGCCTGGTACCAGCGCACGGTCAGCCATTTTCGGATCAGGGGATCGCGCTTGCCCTCCGCCACCAGCTGGGTGTCATGCGTTAGCTGCTCCTGCTTTATACTGGCGGGCAGGCTGGCGTATTCATACAGCCGGGCTAGCAGCCGGGCCACGGCTTTTTGCCAGCCGGGCACTGGCTTGGCAGTAGCCATAAATGGGCTGCTAAGTAGCAGCTTCTCGGGCCGGATGGCACCCTGCTGGACGGCACGCAGGGCCACCAGGCCCCCCATGCTGTGTGCCAGGATGGCATAGGGCTGCGCCACCCCAGCTTGCTGTAGGGCCTGCTGCAGGTCTGCTATGTATTCGTCTGCTGTGCGGATGTACATGCTGCGGCCCGGTGCCCTGCCGTGCCCTCGCAGGGTAGGGGTCAGGCAGTGGTAGCCATGGGGCCGAAACCAATCTGCCACCAGCTGGTACTTGTCTCCGTGCTCAAAGGCACCGTGCACTATGAGTAAAGTCTTCATCCTATCAGGTTGTTTCGGTGTGTACGGCATCGGGCTGTTCGGCTATCACTATCCAGTTTGTCCGCATCTGCCGGATGTGGTGGTGGGGGAAAATGAGGCCGAACGCTTGCAAAAAGTGCTCGGTGCGGGTTTTCGTTTGTTCGGTATGCACCAGCCGGTTCCAGATCAGTAGCCCACCCGGGGCCAGGGCGCGCTTGCAGGCCTCTATTACCGCCAGCTGGTCCATAGCTTCCGGAACCAGCTCGTCCACAAACACGTCCACACACACCAGGTCATACCTCCCCTGCTGCTGCTGTAGGTAGGTGGCCGCATCGGCCTCCACAATCTGCAGGTTTGGGTGTCTGTCAAGGCCAAAGTATGCCTTGCCCAGCTCGATCACTTTGGGGTCTAGCTCCACGCCTGTAACAGCCGGGCGCCGCCCCCGTGCTGCCAGCAGGGGCACAATGCTGCCTGCACCCAGGCCCAGTACCAGCACAGTCTGCATAGGCCTGTGGTAAACACCCAGTGCCCGGAAGGTACGGTGAAAGACTTCTTTCAGTTCGCCCTCGCTATAGTTGGTACGGCGGCTATGGAGCAGATAACTACCCCCGCTGTAGATAACCTCTAGCCCCGGGCTGACAGTACTTTCTGCCTCTTTCACCACAAAAGGCACCAGATAACTTGCCAGCCGCCTGAGGAGTGAAGCCATGCGCCAAGCTACGCCTATTCTGCCAGTTCTGCCAGTTTTTGCAACCCGTGCCTGCACGCCCTGGCACCTTCTCGGCCACAGGCGGCTGTGTGGTTCCCTTGCCTGTAGCAGTGGGGCTCAGGCGAATGTTAATCTTTGGTTGTTTTTTCGCGTACACCGTTCTGGTGCCAGGTGTAGCTAAAATGGCTACTTGAGCCTGTTTATGCGGTTTTTGGTAACCTTTTCGGTGTCAAACCGGTACAAGGCAGTAGGCAGATCAGGAAGCTCTGTGCTCGGGGGGGGACAAACGTTCGTGTGGGGTTTCGGTCATATTCCGGTTTGTGGTTTGCTTGTTGAACATAAACTTTTAAATTTGCGGGTTGGAAAGCCCTTCTTCACCTTTACCTAGAAATTTAAATTTATTATGAACAGACGTGTTTATATCTTTCTGTTTTTCTTCTTTGGCACAGCCGCCGTACTGCGTGCCCAGAACGTGGGCATCGGCACCACCACCCCCACTGCCACCCTGGATGTAAACGGCGAGATAAGGGCCGGTAGCACGGGTGCCGCAGCTGGCACTGCCGGTGCGGGTGCCCTGCGGTGGAACGGCACCAGCCTGCAGGTAAGCAACGGCACCACCTGGCAGAGTGTGAGCGCCACCAGCAACTGGCAGCTGACGGGCAACACCGGAACCAACCCCGCTGTGGAGTATCTGGGTACTGCCGATGCGACCGACTTTGTGCTGCGCACCAGTGCGCTGGAGCGCGTGCGCATACTGGCAGGTGGGAACATCTCCATAACCGGAAATGTGGGCATAGGCGATGCCAGCCCCTTGGCTGCCCTTACCGTGGGTAGTGGCGACCTGTTTCAGGTAGTCAGCACCGGGCA comes from Bacteroidota bacterium and encodes:
- a CDS encoding alpha/beta hydrolase; protein product: MKTLLIVHGAFEHGDKYQLVADWFRPHGYHCLTPTLRGHGRAPGRSMYIRTADEYIADLQQALQQAGVAQPYAILAHSMGGLVALRAVQQGAIRPEKLLLSSPFMATAKPVPGWQKAVARLLARLYEYASLPASIKQEQLTHDTQLVAEGKRDPLIRKWLTVRWYQAIEEAQARCMAEADRVQIPTWIFSAGDDKIVSLKAQQELFARLPQGQQHRIYPGLYHEVMKELERAQVLGDILRALAS
- a CDS encoding fused MFS/spermidine synthase; translation: MASLLRRLASYLVPFVVKEAESTVSPGLEVIYSGGSYLLHSRRTNYSEGELKEVFHRTFRALGVYHRPMQTVLVLGLGAGSIVPLLAARGRRPAVTGVELDPKVIELGKAYFGLDRHPNLQIVEADAATYLQQQQGRYDLVCVDVFVDELVPEAMDQLAVIEACKRALAPGGLLIWNRLVHTEQTKTRTEHFLQAFGLIFPHHHIRQMRTNWIVIAEQPDAVHTETT